GCAGGTGGCATCGTCATTCCGGAAAATCCTTGCCGAACGCGGGCTGGAAGAGATCGGCACTGTCGGCGAAACTCAGCCGTACGATCCAGCGCTTCACCAGATGCTCGACGGCGCCCGCCCTCAACCCGGCGAGCCGGTGCTGATTCGCTTTGCGGGATTCCGGTTCAACGGCAAGCTCGTCGCCAAGGCGCAGGCCGGAGCCGCGAAGTCCAGCTCAGGGAAAGAGGAAATGAACAAAATGGACTGAGTAGAAAAATGGAAGAAATGGTCAAACACGGACAATGTCATTCCATTTCTAAAACAAATATGCATCATCATTGGGCTCGCGGCATTCTGGTCCGTCATTCCCGCGAAAGCGGGAACCCATGTGCTTATTCCGAATTTTGGATTCCCGCTTGCGCGGGAATGACGAGGAAACGGCATTTTATACCTTTGAGTAGCTAATCTATGCCTCTTGCGTTTGATTTTGGTACCTGTAACAGCGTGGTCACTCGCTGGAACGAGGCCCTGAACGACATAGAAACTCCCGAGCTGCCCAACCTCGGCATCCGCTACCCCCAGCCGGGCGGGGCCGATGCGCGGGTCATTCCCTCCATGATCCATTTCGGCGATGGCGACACGCCGTTGGTCGGCAGCCAGGTTGCCGGAGCGGGATTGGCGAACCATCCGGGCACGTTCCGCTGGCTGAAAATGGATATGCTGCGCACCGGCGGGGCCAACCGCGGGCGGCGGGTGAACGGCAGGGTGATCTACCCCCGGCTGGCGGCGGACGATCTGGTGGATCGCATCCTGATGTTCGTGCGTGGCGCGTTCGGCGACATCGACGACGAGCTGGTGCTGACCGTGCCGGTCGAGGCGTTCGACCACTACATCGACTGGCTGCGCGAGGCGGCGATCAAACGCTTTCCTGGCGGCATCAGCATCATCGACGAGGCGACCGCCTGTATGCTCGGCTACAGCGAAGAAGTTCTCGACAACGAGCCGTACGGCATCGTCGATTTCGGCGGCGGCACGCTCGACGTCTCCATCGTCCGCACCGACCTGCGGAGCGCTTCGCACGCCCGCTGCCGCATTCTCGGGCGCGCGGGCGAAGAGATCGGCGGCATCATGATCGACAACTGGCTGCTGGAGCATATCCAGCAAGAGCAAGCGCTCAGCGACGAGGATATCGCCTCCATTGGCCCGTCGCTGCTAGAAGCGGTCGAAGAGGCCAAAATCGCCCTCTCGAACGGTAGTCCGGAGGCCTCCTTCACCCGCTTCAACGACGTGACGGGCCGGTTGATCGACGTGACGCTCACCGCCGCCACGCTGCAAGCGGTGCTCGAAAAAAAGCGCGAGCCGGGCATGAACAACCTCTACCAGCACATCGTCCGCACGCTCGACCGCGCTCTCGATCAGGCGCGCGACCGGGCGGGCATCCGCAAGGAGGAGCTGAAGGGAATTTTCCTGGTCGGCGGCAGCAGCCTGCTGCCCGGCATCCAGCAAAAAATCCGGGAGTACTTCCCCGGCACGGAGGTTCACGCAGGCCGCCCGTTCGAAGCCATTGCGCGTGGCGCGTGCCGCTTTTCGGGCGGCGTGATCGACCAGACGCTGACGCACGACTACTGCCTGCGGAGCTGGAACCGCGAGTTGCGCGACTTCGAGCTGGTACCGGTGGTTCCGCGCGGCACGCCCTACCCGACCGGCAAACCGGTGTGCAGCAAGTACATCAAGGCCGCCTCGGACGTGCAGGAGGTGCTCGGGCTGGTGATTTACGAGCGCACGCTGATGAGCCGCCCGCTCATTTCCTACGTCAACGGCGCGGACGGGCTGCGTCCGGTCAAAGAGGGCGAGCGGCTGGAGTCGCGGCACAAAGCGCTCAATCCCGAAGACAGCGAATTCATCCATGCCGTGCCACCATGCCGCTCGGGCGACCGCCGCTTTGTCGCCGGATTCGGAGTGGACAAGAACCGCCGCCTCACGCTCTGGCTCCGCGACACCGAGCCGGGTAACCAGTCAACGATCCGGTTGCGCGACGGCTCCACTCTCCCACTGCCGGTGGCCGACTTGCCGGTCGTGAAGCTTTAAATTCTGGTCATTTAAACTCTTAAATAATTGCCCCGGACTTTAGTCCGGGGTGTATGGATAAAACAAAATAAA
This portion of the Chlorobaculum parvum NCIB 8327 genome encodes:
- a CDS encoding Hsp70 family protein yields the protein MPLAFDFGTCNSVVTRWNEALNDIETPELPNLGIRYPQPGGADARVIPSMIHFGDGDTPLVGSQVAGAGLANHPGTFRWLKMDMLRTGGANRGRRVNGRVIYPRLAADDLVDRILMFVRGAFGDIDDELVLTVPVEAFDHYIDWLREAAIKRFPGGISIIDEATACMLGYSEEVLDNEPYGIVDFGGGTLDVSIVRTDLRSASHARCRILGRAGEEIGGIMIDNWLLEHIQQEQALSDEDIASIGPSLLEAVEEAKIALSNGSPEASFTRFNDVTGRLIDVTLTAATLQAVLEKKREPGMNNLYQHIVRTLDRALDQARDRAGIRKEELKGIFLVGGSSLLPGIQQKIREYFPGTEVHAGRPFEAIARGACRFSGGVIDQTLTHDYCLRSWNRELRDFELVPVVPRGTPYPTGKPVCSKYIKAASDVQEVLGLVIYERTLMSRPLISYVNGADGLRPVKEGERLESRHKALNPEDSEFIHAVPPCRSGDRRFVAGFGVDKNRRLTLWLRDTEPGNQSTIRLRDGSTLPLPVADLPVVKL